A region of Homo sapiens chromosome 17, GRCh38.p14 Primary Assembly DNA encodes the following proteins:
- the RANGRF gene encoding ran guanine nucleotide release factor isoform D (isoform D is encoded by transcript variant 4) — MEPTRDCPLFGGAFSAILPMGAIDVSDLRPVPDNQEVFCHPVTDQSLIVELLELQAHVRGEAAARYHFEDVGGVQGARAVHVESVQPLSLENLALRGRCQEAWVLSGKQQIAKENQQP; from the exons ATGGAGCCCACGAGAGACTGCCCGCTGTTCGGGGGCGCCTTTTCCGCCATCCTCCCCATGGGGGCCATTGACGTAAG CGACCTCCGACCGGTCCCGGACAATCAAGAAGTTTTCTGCCATCCCGTGACGGACCAGAGCCTGATAGTGGAACTTCTCGAGCTGCAGGCCCACGTACGGGGCGAAGCGGCTGCGCG GTACCACTTTGAGGATGTTGGTGGCGTGCAGGGGGCTAGGGCTGTCCATGTGGAGTCTGTTCAGCCTCTCAGTTTGGAGAACCTGGCCCTGAGGGGCCGCTGTCAAGAAGCCTGGGTCCTCTCTGGCAAGCAGCAGATAGCTAAGGAAAACCAGCAG CCCTGA
- the RANGRF gene encoding ran guanine nucleotide release factor isoform A (isoform A is encoded by transcript variant 1), translated as MEPTRDCPLFGGAFSAILPMGAIDVSDLRPVPDNQEVFCHPVTDQSLIVELLELQAHVRGEAAARYHFEDVGGVQGARAVHVESVQPLSLENLALRGRCQEAWVLSGKQQIAKENQQVAKDVTLHQALLRLPQYQTDLLLTFNQPPPDNRSSLGPENLSPAPWSLGDFEQLVTSLTLHDPNIFGPQ; from the exons ATGGAGCCCACGAGAGACTGCCCGCTGTTCGGGGGCGCCTTTTCCGCCATCCTCCCCATGGGGGCCATTGACGTAAG CGACCTCCGACCGGTCCCGGACAATCAAGAAGTTTTCTGCCATCCCGTGACGGACCAGAGCCTGATAGTGGAACTTCTCGAGCTGCAGGCCCACGTACGGGGCGAAGCGGCTGCGCG GTACCACTTTGAGGATGTTGGTGGCGTGCAGGGGGCTAGGGCTGTCCATGTGGAGTCTGTTCAGCCTCTCAGTTTGGAGAACCTGGCCCTGAGGGGCCGCTGTCAAGAAGCCTGGGTCCTCTCTGGCAAGCAGCAGATAGCTAAGGAAAACCAGCAG GTAGCAAAGGACGTGACACTTCATCAGGCCTTGCTGAGGCTGCCCCAGTACCAGACTGATCTCTTGCTTACCTTCAATCAGCCCCC CCCTGACAACAGGTCATCTCTTGGCCCCGAAAATCTGTCACCTGCACCCTGGAGCCTGGGTGACTTTGAACAGCTGGTGACCAGTCTGACCCTTCACGATCCTAACATCTTTGGTCCCCAGTAA
- the RANGRF gene encoding ran guanine nucleotide release factor isoform B (isoform B is encoded by transcript variant 2) — translation MEPTRDCPLFGGAFSAILPMGAIDVSDLRPVPDNQEVFCHPVTDQSLIVELLELQAHVRGEAAARYHFEDVGGVQGARAVHVESVQPLSLENLALRGRCQEAWVLSGKQQIAKENQQVAKDVTLHQALLRLPQYQTDLLLTFNQPP, via the exons ATGGAGCCCACGAGAGACTGCCCGCTGTTCGGGGGCGCCTTTTCCGCCATCCTCCCCATGGGGGCCATTGACGTAAG CGACCTCCGACCGGTCCCGGACAATCAAGAAGTTTTCTGCCATCCCGTGACGGACCAGAGCCTGATAGTGGAACTTCTCGAGCTGCAGGCCCACGTACGGGGCGAAGCGGCTGCGCG GTACCACTTTGAGGATGTTGGTGGCGTGCAGGGGGCTAGGGCTGTCCATGTGGAGTCTGTTCAGCCTCTCAGTTTGGAGAACCTGGCCCTGAGGGGCCGCTGTCAAGAAGCCTGGGTCCTCTCTGGCAAGCAGCAGATAGCTAAGGAAAACCAGCAG GTAGCAAAGGACGTGACACTTCATCAGGCCTTGCTGAGGCTGCCCCAGTACCAGACTGATCTCTTGCTTACCTTCAATCAGCCCCCGTAA
- the RANGRF gene encoding ran guanine nucleotide release factor isoform C (isoform C is encoded by transcript variant 3): protein MEPTRDCPLFGGAFSAILPMGAIDVSDLRPVPDNQEVFCHPVTDQSLIVELLELQAHVRGEAAARYHFEDVGGVQGARAVHVESVQPLSLENLALRGRCQEAWVLSGKQQIAKENQQVRARECVMSWKGGSGDAEIQVSILTLIPLGSKGRDTSSGLAEAAPVPD, encoded by the exons ATGGAGCCCACGAGAGACTGCCCGCTGTTCGGGGGCGCCTTTTCCGCCATCCTCCCCATGGGGGCCATTGACGTAAG CGACCTCCGACCGGTCCCGGACAATCAAGAAGTTTTCTGCCATCCCGTGACGGACCAGAGCCTGATAGTGGAACTTCTCGAGCTGCAGGCCCACGTACGGGGCGAAGCGGCTGCGCG GTACCACTTTGAGGATGTTGGTGGCGTGCAGGGGGCTAGGGCTGTCCATGTGGAGTCTGTTCAGCCTCTCAGTTTGGAGAACCTGGCCCTGAGGGGCCGCTGTCAAGAAGCCTGGGTCCTCTCTGGCAAGCAGCAGATAGCTAAGGAAAACCAGCAGGTGAGGGCCCGAGAGTGTGTAATGTCCTGGAAGGGCGGTAGCGGGGACGCAGAGATCCAGGTAAGCATCCTGACTCTGATCCCCTTAGGTAGCAAAGGACGTGACACTTCATCAGGCCTTGCTGAGGCTGCCCCAGTACCAGACTGA
- the SLC25A35 gene encoding solute carrier family 25 member 35 isoform b (isoform b is encoded by transcript variant 3), protein MDFLMSGLAACGACVFTNPLEVVKTRMQLQGELQAPGTYQRHYRNVFHAFITIGKVDGLAALQKGLAPALLYQFLMNGIRLGTYGLAEAGGYLHTAEGTHSPARSAAAGAMAGVMGAYLGSPIYMVKTHLQAQAASEIAVGHQYKHQGMFQALTEIGQKHGLVGLWRGALGGLPRVIVGSSTQLCTFSSTKDLLSQWEIFPPQSWKLALVAAMMSGIAVVLAMAPFDVACTRLYNQPTDAQGKNRVPKFSATSCSASAPLLGTKDVRIVKGQTGHQLFKVTQAPGCSPILLGTQS, encoded by the exons ATGGACTTCTTGATGAGTGGCCTGGCAGCCTGCGGGGCCTGTGTATTCACCAATCCCCTGGAGGTGGTGAAGACCAGGATGCAGTTGCAAGGAGAACTGCAGGCCCCTGGCACATACCAGCGGCACTACCGAAATGTCTTCCATGCCTTCATCACCATCGGCAAGGTGGATGGCCTTGCTGCCCTGCAGAAAGGCCTGGCCCCCGCCCTCTTGTACCAGTTCCTGATGAATGGCATCCGACTGGGCACCTATGggctggctgaggctgggggcTACCTGCACACAGCCGAAGGCACCCACAGTCCTGCCCGCAGCGCAGCAGCTGGGGCCATGGCTGGGGTCATGGGAGCCTACTTGGGGAGCCCCATCTACATG GTGAAGACACACCTGCAGGCACAGGCAGCCTCAGAAATTGCTGTAGGGCACCAGTATAAGCATCAG GGCATGTTTCAGGCGCTAACCGAGATTGGCCAGAAACATGGTCTGGTGGGGTTATGGCGTGGGGCTCTGGGCGGCCTGCCCCGAGTTATCGTCGGTTCCTCCACCCAGCTGTGCACCTTCTCATCCACCAAGGACCTCCTGAGCCAGTGGGAG ATCTTTCCTCCCCAGAGCTGGAAGTTGGCGCTGGTGGCTGCCATGATGAGTGGCATTGCAGTTGTCTTGGCCATGGCACCCTTTGATGTGGCCTGCACAAGGCTCTACAACCAGCCCACAGATGCACAGGGCAAG AACCGAGTCCCCAAGTTCTCAGCAACATCATGCAGTGCTTCAGCGCCTTTACTGGGGACCAAAGATGTTAGGATCGTGAAGGGTCAGACTGGTCACCAGCTGTTCAAAGTCACCCAGGCTCCAGGGTGCAG CCCGATTCTCCTGGGAACCCAGTCATGA
- the SLC25A35 gene encoding solute carrier family 25 member 35 isoform X2 → MDFLMSGLAACGACVFTNPLEVVKTRMQLQGELQAPGTYQRHYRNVFHAFITIGKVDGLAALQKGLAPALLYQFLMNGIRLGTYGLAEAGGYLHTAEGTHSPARSAAAGAMAGVMGAYLGSPIYMVKTHLQAQAASEIAVGHQYKHQGMFQALTEIGQKHGLVGLWRGALGGLPRVIVGSSTQLCTFSSTKDLLSQWEIFPPQSWKLALVAAMMSGIAVVLAMAPFDVACTRLYNQPTDAQGKGLMYRGILDALLQTARTEGIFEPSPQVLSNIMQCFSAFTGDQRC, encoded by the exons ATGGACTTCTTGATGAGTGGCCTGGCAGCCTGCGGGGCCTGTGTATTCACCAATCCCCTGGAGGTGGTGAAGACCAGGATGCAGTTGCAAGGAGAACTGCAGGCCCCTGGCACATACCAGCGGCACTACCGAAATGTCTTCCATGCCTTCATCACCATCGGCAAGGTGGATGGCCTTGCTGCCCTGCAGAAAGGCCTGGCCCCCGCCCTCTTGTACCAGTTCCTGATGAATGGCATCCGACTGGGCACCTATGggctggctgaggctgggggcTACCTGCACACAGCCGAAGGCACCCACAGTCCTGCCCGCAGCGCAGCAGCTGGGGCCATGGCTGGGGTCATGGGAGCCTACTTGGGGAGCCCCATCTACATG GTGAAGACACACCTGCAGGCACAGGCAGCCTCAGAAATTGCTGTAGGGCACCAGTATAAGCATCAG GGCATGTTTCAGGCGCTAACCGAGATTGGCCAGAAACATGGTCTGGTGGGGTTATGGCGTGGGGCTCTGGGCGGCCTGCCCCGAGTTATCGTCGGTTCCTCCACCCAGCTGTGCACCTTCTCATCCACCAAGGACCTCCTGAGCCAGTGGGAG ATCTTTCCTCCCCAGAGCTGGAAGTTGGCGCTGGTGGCTGCCATGATGAGTGGCATTGCAGTTGTCTTGGCCATGGCACCCTTTGATGTGGCCTGCACAAGGCTCTACAACCAGCCCACAGATGCACAGGGCAAG GGCCTCATGTACCGGGGGATACTGGACGCTCTGCTGCAGACAGCTCGGACCGAGGGCATTTTTG AACCGAGTCCCCAAGTTCTCAGCAACATCATGCAGTGCTTCAGCGCCTTTACTGGGGACCAAAGATGTTAG
- the SLC25A35 gene encoding solute carrier family 25 member 35 isoform X1, with protein sequence MDFLMSGLAACGACVFTNPLEVVKTRMQLQGELQAPGTYQRHYRNVFHAFITIGKVDGLAALQKGLAPALLYQFLMNGIRLGTYGLAEAGGYLHTAEGTHSPARSAAAGAMAGVMGAYLGSPIYMVKTHLQAQAASEIAVGHQYKHQGMFQALTEIGQKHGLVGLWRGALGGLPRVIVGSSTQLCTFSSTKDLLSQWEIFPPQSWKLALVAAMMSGIAVVLAMAPFDVACTRLYNQPTDAQGKGLMYRGILDALLQTARTEGIFGMYKEPSPQVLSNIMQCFSAFTGDQRC encoded by the exons ATGGACTTCTTGATGAGTGGCCTGGCAGCCTGCGGGGCCTGTGTATTCACCAATCCCCTGGAGGTGGTGAAGACCAGGATGCAGTTGCAAGGAGAACTGCAGGCCCCTGGCACATACCAGCGGCACTACCGAAATGTCTTCCATGCCTTCATCACCATCGGCAAGGTGGATGGCCTTGCTGCCCTGCAGAAAGGCCTGGCCCCCGCCCTCTTGTACCAGTTCCTGATGAATGGCATCCGACTGGGCACCTATGggctggctgaggctgggggcTACCTGCACACAGCCGAAGGCACCCACAGTCCTGCCCGCAGCGCAGCAGCTGGGGCCATGGCTGGGGTCATGGGAGCCTACTTGGGGAGCCCCATCTACATG GTGAAGACACACCTGCAGGCACAGGCAGCCTCAGAAATTGCTGTAGGGCACCAGTATAAGCATCAG GGCATGTTTCAGGCGCTAACCGAGATTGGCCAGAAACATGGTCTGGTGGGGTTATGGCGTGGGGCTCTGGGCGGCCTGCCCCGAGTTATCGTCGGTTCCTCCACCCAGCTGTGCACCTTCTCATCCACCAAGGACCTCCTGAGCCAGTGGGAG ATCTTTCCTCCCCAGAGCTGGAAGTTGGCGCTGGTGGCTGCCATGATGAGTGGCATTGCAGTTGTCTTGGCCATGGCACCCTTTGATGTGGCCTGCACAAGGCTCTACAACCAGCCCACAGATGCACAGGGCAAG GGCCTCATGTACCGGGGGATACTGGACGCTCTGCTGCAGACAGCTCGGACCGAGGGCATTTTTGGCATGTACAAGG AACCGAGTCCCCAAGTTCTCAGCAACATCATGCAGTGCTTCAGCGCCTTTACTGGGGACCAAAGATGTTAG
- the SLC25A35 gene encoding solute carrier family 25 member 35 isoform X3: protein MDFLMSGLAACGACVFTNPLEVVKTRMQLQGELQAPGTYQRHYRNVFHAFITIGKVDGLAALQKGLAPALLYQFLMNGIRLGTYGLAEAGGYLHTAEGTHSPARSAAAGAMAGVMGAYLGSPIYMVKTHLQAQAASEIAVGHQYKHQIFPPQSWKLALVAAMMSGIAVVLAMAPFDVACTRLYNQPTDAQGKGLMYRGILDALLQTARTEGIFGMYKGIGASYFRLGPHTILSLFFWDQLRSLYYTDTK, encoded by the exons ATGGACTTCTTGATGAGTGGCCTGGCAGCCTGCGGGGCCTGTGTATTCACCAATCCCCTGGAGGTGGTGAAGACCAGGATGCAGTTGCAAGGAGAACTGCAGGCCCCTGGCACATACCAGCGGCACTACCGAAATGTCTTCCATGCCTTCATCACCATCGGCAAGGTGGATGGCCTTGCTGCCCTGCAGAAAGGCCTGGCCCCCGCCCTCTTGTACCAGTTCCTGATGAATGGCATCCGACTGGGCACCTATGggctggctgaggctgggggcTACCTGCACACAGCCGAAGGCACCCACAGTCCTGCCCGCAGCGCAGCAGCTGGGGCCATGGCTGGGGTCATGGGAGCCTACTTGGGGAGCCCCATCTACATG GTGAAGACACACCTGCAGGCACAGGCAGCCTCAGAAATTGCTGTAGGGCACCAGTATAAGCATCAG ATCTTTCCTCCCCAGAGCTGGAAGTTGGCGCTGGTGGCTGCCATGATGAGTGGCATTGCAGTTGTCTTGGCCATGGCACCCTTTGATGTGGCCTGCACAAGGCTCTACAACCAGCCCACAGATGCACAGGGCAAG GGCCTCATGTACCGGGGGATACTGGACGCTCTGCTGCAGACAGCTCGGACCGAGGGCATTTTTGGCATGTACAAGGGTATAGGTGCCTCCTACTTCCGCCTCGGCCCCCACaccatcctctccctcttcttctggGACCAGCTGCGCTCCCTCTACTACACAGACACTAAATAA
- the SLC25A35 gene encoding solute carrier family 25 member 35 isoform a (isoform a is encoded by transcript variant 1), protein MDFLMSGLAACGACVFTNPLEVVKTRMQLQGELQAPGTYQRHYRNVFHAFITIGKVDGLAALQKGLAPALLYQFLMNGIRLGTYGLAEAGGYLHTAEGTHSPARSAAAGAMAGVMGAYLGSPIYMVKTHLQAQAASEIAVGHQYKHQGMFQALTEIGQKHGLVGLWRGALGGLPRVIVGSSTQLCTFSSTKDLLSQWEIFPPQSWKLALVAAMMSGIAVVLAMAPFDVACTRLYNQPTDAQGKGLMYRGILDALLQTARTEGIFGMYKGIGASYFRLGPHTILSLFFWDQLRSLYYTDTK, encoded by the exons ATGGACTTCTTGATGAGTGGCCTGGCAGCCTGCGGGGCCTGTGTATTCACCAATCCCCTGGAGGTGGTGAAGACCAGGATGCAGTTGCAAGGAGAACTGCAGGCCCCTGGCACATACCAGCGGCACTACCGAAATGTCTTCCATGCCTTCATCACCATCGGCAAGGTGGATGGCCTTGCTGCCCTGCAGAAAGGCCTGGCCCCCGCCCTCTTGTACCAGTTCCTGATGAATGGCATCCGACTGGGCACCTATGggctggctgaggctgggggcTACCTGCACACAGCCGAAGGCACCCACAGTCCTGCCCGCAGCGCAGCAGCTGGGGCCATGGCTGGGGTCATGGGAGCCTACTTGGGGAGCCCCATCTACATG GTGAAGACACACCTGCAGGCACAGGCAGCCTCAGAAATTGCTGTAGGGCACCAGTATAAGCATCAG GGCATGTTTCAGGCGCTAACCGAGATTGGCCAGAAACATGGTCTGGTGGGGTTATGGCGTGGGGCTCTGGGCGGCCTGCCCCGAGTTATCGTCGGTTCCTCCACCCAGCTGTGCACCTTCTCATCCACCAAGGACCTCCTGAGCCAGTGGGAG ATCTTTCCTCCCCAGAGCTGGAAGTTGGCGCTGGTGGCTGCCATGATGAGTGGCATTGCAGTTGTCTTGGCCATGGCACCCTTTGATGTGGCCTGCACAAGGCTCTACAACCAGCCCACAGATGCACAGGGCAAG GGCCTCATGTACCGGGGGATACTGGACGCTCTGCTGCAGACAGCTCGGACCGAGGGCATTTTTGGCATGTACAAGGGTATAGGTGCCTCCTACTTCCGCCTCGGCCCCCACaccatcctctccctcttcttctggGACCAGCTGCGCTCCCTCTACTACACAGACACTAAATAA
- the SLC25A35 gene encoding solute carrier family 25 member 35 isoform c (isoform c is encoded by transcript variant 7), translated as MDFLMSGLAACGACVFTNPLEVVKTRMQLQGELQAPGTYQRHYRNVFHAFITIGKVDGLAALQKGLAPALLYQFLMNGIRLGTYGLAEAGGYLHTAEGTHSPARSAAAGAMAGVMGAYLGSPIYMGMFQALTEIGQKHGLVGLWRGALGGLPRVIVGSSTQLCTFSSTKDLLSQWEIFPPQSWKLALVAAMMSGIAVVLAMAPFDVACTRLYNQPTDAQGKGLMYRGILDALLQTARTEGIFGMYKGIGASYFRLGPHTILSLFFWDQLRSLYYTDTK; from the exons ATGGACTTCTTGATGAGTGGCCTGGCAGCCTGCGGGGCCTGTGTATTCACCAATCCCCTGGAGGTGGTGAAGACCAGGATGCAGTTGCAAGGAGAACTGCAGGCCCCTGGCACATACCAGCGGCACTACCGAAATGTCTTCCATGCCTTCATCACCATCGGCAAGGTGGATGGCCTTGCTGCCCTGCAGAAAGGCCTGGCCCCCGCCCTCTTGTACCAGTTCCTGATGAATGGCATCCGACTGGGCACCTATGggctggctgaggctgggggcTACCTGCACACAGCCGAAGGCACCCACAGTCCTGCCCGCAGCGCAGCAGCTGGGGCCATGGCTGGGGTCATGGGAGCCTACTTGGGGAGCCCCATCTACATG GGCATGTTTCAGGCGCTAACCGAGATTGGCCAGAAACATGGTCTGGTGGGGTTATGGCGTGGGGCTCTGGGCGGCCTGCCCCGAGTTATCGTCGGTTCCTCCACCCAGCTGTGCACCTTCTCATCCACCAAGGACCTCCTGAGCCAGTGGGAG ATCTTTCCTCCCCAGAGCTGGAAGTTGGCGCTGGTGGCTGCCATGATGAGTGGCATTGCAGTTGTCTTGGCCATGGCACCCTTTGATGTGGCCTGCACAAGGCTCTACAACCAGCCCACAGATGCACAGGGCAAG GGCCTCATGTACCGGGGGATACTGGACGCTCTGCTGCAGACAGCTCGGACCGAGGGCATTTTTGGCATGTACAAGGGTATAGGTGCCTCCTACTTCCGCCTCGGCCCCCACaccatcctctccctcttcttctggGACCAGCTGCGCTCCCTCTACTACACAGACACTAAATAA
- the SLC25A35 gene encoding solute carrier family 25 member 35 isoform X4 — MDFLMSGLAACGACVFTNPLEVVKTRMQLQGELQAPGTYQRHYRNVFHAFITIGKVDGLAALQKGLAPALLYQFLMNGIRLGTYGLAEAGGYLHTAEGTHSPARSAAAGAMAGVMGAYLGSPIYMVKTHLQAQAASEIAVGHQYKHQMESRSVAQAEVHWHDLGSLQPPLPGFK, encoded by the exons ATGGACTTCTTGATGAGTGGCCTGGCAGCCTGCGGGGCCTGTGTATTCACCAATCCCCTGGAGGTGGTGAAGACCAGGATGCAGTTGCAAGGAGAACTGCAGGCCCCTGGCACATACCAGCGGCACTACCGAAATGTCTTCCATGCCTTCATCACCATCGGCAAGGTGGATGGCCTTGCTGCCCTGCAGAAAGGCCTGGCCCCCGCCCTCTTGTACCAGTTCCTGATGAATGGCATCCGACTGGGCACCTATGggctggctgaggctgggggcTACCTGCACACAGCCGAAGGCACCCACAGTCCTGCCCGCAGCGCAGCAGCTGGGGCCATGGCTGGGGTCATGGGAGCCTACTTGGGGAGCCCCATCTACATG GTGAAGACACACCTGCAGGCACAGGCAGCCTCAGAAATTGCTGTAGGGCACCAGTATAAGCATCAG atggagtctcgctctgttgcccaggctgaagtgcattggcacgatctcggctcactgcaacctccgcttcccgggttcaagtga